The DNA sequence tcttctattttattatatgtaatttttgacttttttttattcgaataattaatgtgcatttttatttttttgaatttagattaatatatcttttgatagtaatgtatattatttttgcCCCCTCAACATAAATTTTCTGGATTCGTcactgaatatatatatatatatatatatatattaaaaaaataaaaaaattattaattataatttattttttttttcatgattatatgatatctattaatattatttttttaataaatacttgtagtatataataataggtaaagactcacagttgtcttcatatgaagttgatagttgaaaatcgttagatgatatttagttaaacttgtcaaattatctaattatttttaaatatcaacttcacatgaaaattaACTATATGTAAGTTTTtacttataataatataataatacaataaatataaattaattaataaagttttaaaatttaaaaatgataattatttttataaaaataaaataaaagtacttataataaagaaaaaataattaaattttacataattatttaattataccggattaaccggttcgaccagtgacccaccggttgaatcAGTAACCCAGTAATTCAGTAACTTTATCGGTTTGATCACCGgctcggttctgacaactatggttGTATCActcattttaaatatataattattgtgtatttaaaaaattaattattatatatttgtatataaatatatattattttatgtttatacactttttacatatatttatattttatattttaatatatattttattaaaataactaatttaatagttttttttgtatacacacataatatatttaatattttaatatgtattctatATGTCATATAGGtaacaaatttaataattaattttcaatgtaTATACAAAACAAAATTGTAAGATAAATAATCAATAAAAGGTTGTATGTGTATATAATATCAGTAAAATATTGTAGTGGAGTAATGTTATTTAAATTGATATCAATGAGAAACAAAGTTAAATTCAAAAGCAGGAAAAAAAaaggtaaacaaaaaaaatcataagtaaaaatcacaatttaatcacAATTTAGGCGGAGGAAGTCATAAATAAATTttccaaaatatacaactcaCACCTTTTCTATATTAAATGGGATATAAACTAAATCAGTTACTCAAATTGGGTCAACATCATACAAAGGTAAAGACTAAAGAGTATTCATTTAATTCATCAGTGTGTTAGTCCCTATCATTACTATCACCATTTGGCTTGTACAATGTTCACACATCTGGCTTTTCATCCCATCTACTCTTGCGCATTCCTCTTCTGATTCTACTTTTCGTTTGGGATGCTACACTAACACTACTACTCTGCCCAAGTAACTTCTCTATGTGTTCAGGTAATGGAGGAAGAGGCAAGTGAATGAGTTCCACTTTGCCATCATCACTATCATCATCACTAATCCAACCATAGCAAGGCTTACGCCTGCGTTGCTGAACCTTCTCAGGTGCTTCCAAGGATGTAGTCATGTTAGTCTTCACAAAACTGGTCCCAACATTGTTCATATGTGTTTGTGTGGTGGTATTTACATTGTTTGCAGGGTTTGGCTCATCTTGTTCTTTTCTTTCAGCTGGAACAGTTGAATCCTTAACATCTGCAAACAACACAATGTTTGGTATTAGCAAAAGCTTTATACACAAATACGTGGTGTCTGACTTTTTGTGCACCGTAGCATTTTTAAGCAACTGAATatcaatttgaatttaatttactctaTCGGAAGCTTACATTATTCATCATTTCTTTGCAGCTTAGTATCCCATTGACTAGAATACCAGCTTAGTATACTACTTAGGATGAGAAGGAGTAAATACCAATCATGAATCATTATTCATTCAGTACTTATGTTTAATTAAGATAGATATAAGATTTTTCAACTGTCAAAGAAGAAAGATATAGATTTAGCCATTTAGTGATAATGTCTAAGTTGTAAAGAATGAATAATAACCTTGTTTCAGGGAATGCAAATATATACTTCAATGAGAGGGAAGTGATGAAGGATGGGATTCAATTACCTATTGATTGATTAGAAGGTGGAATTGTATCTTGATCATGATCATTG is a window from the Arachis hypogaea cultivar Tifrunner chromosome 17, arahy.Tifrunner.gnm2.J5K5, whole genome shotgun sequence genome containing:
- the LOC112767173 gene encoding uncharacterized protein isoform X2, which translates into the protein MVGSSRMDAALDAMTQFGFEGKLVQETVNELLDVYEGAWPFIEDGSYNLLIETILAKQEDKNKEENLQENTRRDGFALTSSADATFATGITEVGSSSLVVNHDPSLLHASADGLDSASRTNDHDQDTIPPSNQSIDVKDSTVPAERKEQDEPNPANNVNTTTQTHMNNVGTSFVKTNMTTSLEAPEKVQQRRRKPCYGWISDDDSDDGKVELIHLPLPPLPEHIEKLLGQSSSVSVASQTKSRIRRGMRKSRWDEKPDV
- the LOC112767173 gene encoding uncharacterized protein isoform X1, with amino-acid sequence MAPRGRPRKKMVGSSRMDAALDAMTQFGFEGKLVQETVNELLDVYEGAWPFIEDGSYNLLIETILAKQEDKNKEENLQENTRRDGFALTSSADATFATGITEVGSSSLVVNHDPSLLHASADGLDSASRTNDHDQDTIPPSNQSIDVKDSTVPAERKEQDEPNPANNVNTTTQTHMNNVGTSFVKTNMTTSLEAPEKVQQRRRKPCYGWISDDDSDDGKVELIHLPLPPLPEHIEKLLGQSSSVSVASQTKSRIRRGMRKSRWDEKPDV